A segment of the Aureimonas sp. SA4125 genome:
ATGGTCTCGTCCGTCATCTTCTGGACGCGGTCGGACATCTGCCGGCTGTCATCCTGACCGATATCGCCGTCCTTCTCCATCCTTTTCAGCGTCTCCATGCCGTCGCGGCGCACATGGCGCGCCGCAATGCGGGCATTCTCGCCATAGGTATGGGCGACCTTGACCAGTTCCTTGCGACGCTGCTCGTTGAGCTCGGGCAAGGGAATCCGGAGTGTGGCCCCGTCGGTGATGGGGTTGAGACCGAGATGGCTGTCGCGAATGGCGCGCTCGACCTTGCCGACCATGCTCTTGTCCCAGACGGAGACCGACAGCATGCGCGGCTCGGGCACGGAAACGTTCGCCAGCTGGTTCAAAGGGGTCTGCGTGCCGTAGGCGTCGACCGTGATCGGGTCGAGAAGGCTTGCCGAAGCGCGGCCTGTCCGAAGACCCGACAGATCGTGCTGGAGGGCGTTGATCGCGCCATCCATGCGACGTTTCAGTTCGGTGAAGTCAAAATCCGCCATGCTGCTTCCTTCGTTTCTCTTCGCGTCTCAGTCCGTCACGATCGTGGCGCGGCCGGCACCCGAAAGAATACGGGCG
Coding sequences within it:
- the frr gene encoding ribosome recycling factor; translation: MADFDFTELKRRMDGAINALQHDLSGLRTGRASASLLDPITVDAYGTQTPLNQLANVSVPEPRMLSVSVWDKSMVGKVERAIRDSHLGLNPITDGATLRIPLPELNEQRRKELVKVAHTYGENARIAARHVRRDGMETLKRMEKDGDIGQDDSRQMSDRVQKMTDETISEIDRSLSAKEAEIMQV